In the Candidatus Zixiibacteriota bacterium genome, one interval contains:
- a CDS encoding PorV/PorQ family protein — protein sequence MKKISLLKLVWSIVLVILLRSAAFGASIPDKAGTSGLSFLKLGIGARPTGMGEAFTSISGDIFSLYWNPAGVARHTGTEFAFMHNQWFQDVSLEYAAFCFGYKKNVFGLSLTLSQVANLERREGPTENPISYFDEHDLSLGFSWSRKINDKLDLGISTKFLYEKIDFSSATGLGFDLGGIYWLRSNVQIGGAILNLGSKMKFEQEKFNLPTSYKIGAAYLGHEKHFNGDFILSMDLVKPNDNDLKVHLGGEYTYKEKFTLRSGYQIGYDDKNISLGLGLKIKKYAIDYVFVPFSSDLGNSHRISVNLKL from the coding sequence ATGAAAAAGATTTCATTACTTAAATTAGTCTGGAGCATTGTTCTGGTTATTTTGTTGAGGTCGGCTGCTTTTGGGGCAAGCATTCCTGACAAGGCCGGAACATCAGGCTTGTCCTTTCTCAAATTGGGAATCGGAGCCAGGCCTACTGGAATGGGTGAGGCTTTCACCTCCATATCCGGGGATATATTTTCCCTTTACTGGAATCCGGCCGGAGTTGCCCGGCATACCGGGACCGAATTTGCTTTTATGCACAACCAGTGGTTTCAGGATGTGAGCTTAGAATATGCAGCATTTTGCTTCGGTTATAAGAAAAACGTTTTCGGTTTAAGCCTGACTTTAAGCCAGGTAGCAAATTTAGAAAGAAGGGAAGGCCCGACTGAAAATCCGATAAGTTATTTTGACGAACATGACCTGTCTTTGGGTTTTTCCTGGAGTAGAAAGATTAATGACAAATTAGACTTAGGCATCTCCACCAAATTTCTTTATGAGAAGATAGATTTTTCCTCAGCTACCGGACTGGGGTTTGATCTGGGGGGTATTTACTGGTTGAGATCCAACGTCCAGATAGGCGGAGCGATCCTGAACCTGGGCTCAAAGATGAAATTTGAACAGGAAAAATTCAATTTGCCGACCAGTTATAAGATAGGTGCTGCTTATCTGGGGCACGAAAAACATTTCAATGGGGATTTCATTCTGAGCATGGATTTAGTCAAACCAAATGACAATGACCTTAAGGTTCATTTAGGCGGCGAATATACTTATAAGGAAAAATTTACTTTAAGGAGCGGATACCAGATTGGTTATGATGACAAGAACATTTCTCTGGGCCTGGGCTTGAAAATCAAGAAATATGCAATCGACTATGTCTTCGTTCCCTTTAGCTCGGACTTGGGTAATTCTCACAGGATTTCAGTCAATTTAAAGCTCTAA
- a CDS encoding isocitrate/isopropylmalate dehydrogenase family protein translates to MPKYKIAWLPGDGVGKDVMEATKVVLDKIKLDAEYINGDIGWEFWCNEGNPLPERTIQLLKNTDCCLFGAITSKPKEEAEAELVPALKGKGLVYSSPIVKLRQEFNLRTNLRPCKAYPGNPLNYKEGIDLVVFRENTEDLYSGVEFHPLPKEVMDSLLKNHPKMKRFASTSLEDIAVSLRIITRKASQNIIRDAFEFARKNKRKSVTVVEKPNVIRETSGLFIREARKISKEYPEIKLYEANIDAICMWLIKNPLDYDVLVTSNMFGDIISDLCAQLVGGLGFASSGNIGDDYAVFEPTHGSAPKYAGQYKVNPIATILAAKLMLGWLGEKEKAKRLEDAIATVVKESKIKTYDMGGKNSTLEVAEEIARKLYYND, encoded by the coding sequence ATGCCAAAATATAAGATAGCCTGGCTGCCAGGGGATGGTGTGGGTAAGGATGTAATGGAAGCAACCAAGGTCGTCTTAGATAAAATCAAATTAGATGCAGAATATATTAACGGAGACATAGGCTGGGAATTCTGGTGCAACGAGGGGAATCCTCTGCCGGAAAGGACGATCCAGCTTTTAAAAAATACCGACTGCTGTCTTTTCGGAGCTATCACCTCTAAACCTAAAGAGGAGGCAGAGGCTGAGTTAGTGCCGGCTCTTAAAGGCAAAGGTCTGGTTTATTCCAGCCCGATCGTGAAACTACGCCAGGAATTTAATCTGAGAACCAACTTAAGACCCTGTAAAGCTTATCCGGGTAACCCCTTAAATTACAAAGAGGGGATAGATTTAGTTGTTTTCAGAGAAAATACCGAGGATTTATATTCCGGGGTGGAGTTTCATCCTCTGCCAAAAGAGGTGATGGATTCGCTTTTGAAAAATCATCCGAAGATGAAAAGATTTGCCTCGACTTCTTTAGAGGATATTGCGGTGAGCTTAAGAATAATTACGCGCAAAGCTTCTCAAAACATCATCCGGGATGCTTTTGAATTTGCCAGAAAAAATAAAAGAAAATCTGTAACAGTGGTTGAAAAACCGAATGTCATCCGGGAAACCTCCGGGCTTTTCATCCGGGAAGCACGAAAGATTTCAAAGGAATATCCGGAGATAAAGCTATACGAAGCCAATATCGATGCCATCTGTATGTGGCTTATAAAAAATCCTCTGGATTATGACGTGCTGGTCACCTCCAATATGTTCGGGGATATAATCTCTGACCTGTGCGCCCAGTTAGTAGGCGGATTAGGGTTTGCCTCGAGCGGAAATATCGGAGACGATTATGCAGTATTCGAGCCGACCCACGGCTCAGCTCCCAAGTATGCTGGTCAATACAAAGTCAACCCCATAGCCACCATCTTAGCGGCTAAACTTATGCTGGGCTGGTTAGGTGAAAAAGAGAAAGCAAAAAGGTTAGAAGATGCTATTGCCACAGTGGTGAAAGAAAGCAAAATCAAAACCTATGATATGGGAGGGAAAAATTCTACTCTGGAAGTGGCTGAGGAGATTGCGAGAAAGTTATATTACAATGACTGA